From the genome of Malus sylvestris chromosome 13, drMalSylv7.2, whole genome shotgun sequence:
TCATGGACAACCAATAATTAGAGATATATCATTCACAGGAAACAAAAAATGGCTGTTGGAAGAGGGTATGTCAATTTCCGGGCTTTCACGCTTTCACCTGCTAATGCCGCGAGCAAAATCTCGGATTGAGCTGCAGTGAAAGGGCCTTCAGCGTTTCAGCTGCTTCAACTCCCTGGGCACATGATGTGAGGTAAGCCGTAAGGAGTATCATTACAAACATTCCACAAAAATTCAGTTTTCCAACTTATGCTGCATAGCcccaaaatatttccaactcaTGCTGCATAGCCCCAAAATATGTCACAGCAAATTCTATCTGCATATATCAACTCCCTTTTGCTTCTTCCGTGACGGGAATAGAATTGGCTGCTATCTCTATGCCAGGATCATTCTCTCCATCATCTGCTACATCGACTTGCTGACACTTTTTGTCAACCTCCATCGTATCTTCCTCTTTAAGGTCGTTTATAACTTTAAGAAGCTCCAATGGAGTAGCTGCTGGATCCAGCTCCCGACAACCCTTTGGAGCATTTGCAGCTTCCTGACCCGTGATCAAGCTTGAAGGGATTTGATGAGAGAACCGAAACAGCTCTTCTCTAGGGATCCTCCTGGTCTCTCTGGGATCCAAGTGCCGGTGAAATACTGTCTTGAAGCCAGCCACTTTCACCAAGGGCGTCACAAGCACACCTTGGTCCTCACTAAAGTCTTCAACAACTTCAATCATGTCATACTTGTGAATGACATTGTCAGCTGTCAGTTCATTCCAGTCCGGGGACCAATTCCGGTATAGCGCCCAAACATCCCCCTTCCTGGGATATATCCAGATAGTCCCCCGTGGACCTTTTGTTGACCGAACTCTGTGAGAGAAAGAATTAAGTGAATTACTCACTTCATATTTCCCTATGCGGAACTCCCCACACGTCTTTGAAAAGCCAGAGGATACCCAGTTAAGAGGTCCCAGTTCACTATTTGTTTTCGAATTTAGCCAGCTGATACGCACTGTGAAAGGATCCACAGAAATCACCTTTTGAACTAATGCATAAAACCTTGGCATCCCATCATCATTATCATATGCAGCCCAGACCTGATTATCTTCAAAACACTTCTCTGATCGATCCTTGTCAAAGTCATGAAAATCAGAATCAGGAACATTTATTGTCAATGTTTCTGCATCTGAACGGACACCAGAAATGCCAGAACCTTTCATGTCAGAAGAACCATTCTTTGTGTCTACTGGCTCACCAGACTGCTTTTGATTGTTATGCACATCAATGTTTCCCAAAGATTTTTCTCTCTCATTCCCATTCCCCGTCTCTTTGGCTGCAGTCTTGGATACGGTGGATTCATTTAGTTTCTTCAGAAtttcttttctagccttgtcccTTAGTAAACTTTGAATTTCAATCTGGGAGATATCCCTTGTGATACTGGGCCTTGCGTTTCCATTTGATCCAGAAAAATAAGTTGTTCCAGCTCCTCCAGCTCCAGCTCCCACACCCATTTGATTTGTGACATCCCTTCCGTAGCTGCTGACACCGACATCTTCCattcctcttcttctcttcgCAGCATTCTTGGAGGCTTGATGCTTCCTCCGCAACTCCTCTCTTTTTAATGCTGCTTGAGCCTGCTCACGCTCTCTCTTCGCTTTCTCATATGCCTGGCTAACTACGCTTGCGGCTTGGGCAGCCGTAGAAGCACCCGATGCTTTAGAGAATGGACCCCATTGGAAGTTGTTTTGGTTGTACGATTGATTACCACTGAAACCTGCAGATCCCACACCCATTCTATCAGCTGTTTCATGCTTTGGTGGAGCTGACTTGGCACCATTTGTAGGTGGTGGAGCTATTTCTGCTGCTAGAAATGGTTCGTGGCAATTCGGGCAAAGAAGATTATGATTAAGATAAATCCTGAGATACTCATACTGCATCTTGCATTTATGACACACCGTCCAAAAGGTATTTGGTCTTGGTTTTTGAGATGAAGCAGGAGCTGAAGAGCGGCCAGCCCGTGAGGTACCCTTCTGATTGTGTGAGGTACTCTTCTGAGTCTGTGTGGTACTCTTCTGAGTCTGTGTATTAACCTTCTGAGTCTGTGCGACTGACGTTGCACCTTTTGTGAAATTGTAGAAACCATTGGCCCCTGGAGGAGCCTGTGAACTCCCACTCGCAGTCGCTACCCTTTGGTGTACTCTCCTCTTCTGGTCATAGGCTACTCTCTTAGATTTATCGGACAACAAACTCCATGCTTCTGATAGTAGCTTAAACGCTCCATCAGCTCCTACGGACTTGTTCTTATCAGGGTGAAGCATAAGAGCTAGTTTCCTATACTGTTTCTTCACCGCCTCATCATCTGCTTTCGGATCCGCACCAAGTATACCATACCAATCAGCctccccatttattttgttctctGCAGCGATATGCACATCGAGGGTCGCCAACATTTGGGGAATCCCCTCAAGCCCCGGAAACAAAGTTTGAGCCTTCAAGGCAAATTTCTTTGCTCCCATAAGATCCTTTGCGGTGAACTTTCTTTCCGCAATCTCTTTTGCTCTAGCCGCCTCATCTTTGTTGCACTCCATATTCCTACTCtatcttcttcctctctaatgTTTGCTTACTGTTTTACAATGCTCCCAATTACCCTAGCGATTCAGCAACCTTATTGTCAAATTAGATAAAAATCCAGTTAGAAATTGTCATGAAAGTTGCATGCAAACACAAGAATCCCACAACAAATACATATCCGTGATACATATCGAAAATAACAACGCTTTTTCGAGCTTTTTCAAGAACCTCATCCTCACCACGCAACCCCAACACAAACAAAATATGAATTCATACGCATATCTCGAAAAAAATATGCGTCTAGTTTTAGCTCTGAGGCCCAAAATTGACCAGCGAACTGGTAATTAGCTCAAACAAACATGCAGCACATAACTACACAGATGCAAAATCAATGAAAGTAAAAAGCACAACCCAAATCAGAAAAATGAAATCAGAAATCTCAGCTATGGATCTAACTCAATAAGTTCCAATTCAGCTCCAAAAGGTCGAATTTTTAACGAAAGACCTCGAATTTGATAATTATAAGTCGGAAATCAAACCCTAGAGTCAATGATTCAGGCATGAAATTCACTAAATTTTAGGAAACCCTAGATTCAGAGATGAGTTTAATCACCTTATTATGTGAGCTACGCTGGCTGAGGAATTTGAATCGCAGAGAGACACCATGGACGGACCTCCTtcaccagttttttttttcttttttcggcCCCTCCTTCTAGCCCAAATCTCAAAAATCCCCAAAAGCTGGCCCCTTTTCTCAAAAACACAACTTCTCACAACCTGCAATGGCATTCTCCCAAAtaccaaaaaatataaaacagagcATGGGCTTTCCTAACCCAACATGTTTTCCCACCTTAACCATGGTTAAATTCTAACTCTTGAATTGCCAATTATGGAATTTTAATTGGTGGATGGGGGTGTGTGTTTGTGGTGGTGTCTAAACATGTTACATCGTGAAATGACGTGACAGTGTTTGAGTGGTTTAAATTTGAGTTCATTTATTAATAAGATATTAATAAATGTTGGAATGTTGATTAATGTGCAAATTCGAGGACCCTAGATTTTTCGATAAGATAAATACGAAAGTAGACTTAAGTATTTCTGAGGTAAAAAACTTTATTTAGTGTAGACGGTAAAGTTTGTAAACATCATATGCTTAGAATATT
Proteins encoded in this window:
- the LOC126596867 gene encoding uncharacterized protein LOC126596867, whose amino-acid sequence is MECNKDEAARAKEIAERKFTAKDLMGAKKFALKAQTLFPGLEGIPQMLATLDVHIAAENKINGEADWYGILGADPKADDEAVKKQYRKLALMLHPDKNKSVGADGAFKLLSEAWSLLSDKSKRVAYDQKRRVHQRVATASGSSQAPPGANGFYNFTKGATSVAQTQKVNTQTQKSTTQTQKSTSHNQKGTSRAGRSSAPASSQKPRPNTFWTVCHKCKMQYEYLRIYLNHNLLCPNCHEPFLAAEIAPPPTNGAKSAPPKHETADRMGVGSAGFSGNQSYNQNNFQWGPFSKASGASTAAQAASVVSQAYEKAKREREQAQAALKREELRRKHQASKNAAKRRRGMEDVGVSSYGRDVTNQMGVGAGAGGAGTTYFSGSNGNARPSITRDISQIEIQSLLRDKARKEILKKLNESTVSKTAAKETGNGNEREKSLGNIDVHNNQKQSGEPVDTKNGSSDMKGSGISGVRSDAETLTINVPDSDFHDFDKDRSEKCFEDNQVWAAYDNDDGMPRFYALVQKVISVDPFTVRISWLNSKTNSELGPLNWVSSGFSKTCGEFRIGKYEVSNSLNSFSHRVRSTKGPRGTIWIYPRKGDVWALYRNWSPDWNELTADNVIHKYDMIEVVEDFSEDQGVLVTPLVKVAGFKTVFHRHLDPRETRRIPREELFRFSHQIPSSLITGQEAANAPKGCRELDPAATPLELLKVINDLKEEDTMEVDKKCQQVDVADDGENDPGIEIAANSIPVTEEAKGS